Within Vicia villosa cultivar HV-30 ecotype Madison, WI linkage group LG1, Vvil1.0, whole genome shotgun sequence, the genomic segment TGGCTTGGATCGATAGGACTGCCCACGGGTTTGCAAGCAAGCTTACCTGTTTCCTTGAGCAGATCTATGATATACTTTTGTTGAGATATGAAAATACCCCCTTTTTGAGTGAGCCACCTCTATTCCTAAAAAATACTTCAGCCTTCCAAGGGTTTTAATTTCAAACTCTTTTGCTAAATGTTGAGTCAAGACTTGTTGTTCTTTCCAATCATTTCCAGTCACAATAATGTCATCAACGTATACCAACAACACTGTTACTCCCCATGAAGTAGAGTGTTTAATAAACAGTGTATGATCTCCATTACTTTGTTTGTAGCCTAATGTTGTCATAGCCTTAGTAAACCTTCCAATCCAAGCCCGAGGTgactgtttcaatccatataatgccTTTTGCAACTTACAAACAGAATTGGCAGCAACCTTTTTTGTATATCCTGGTGGGACCTCCATATAAatttcttcctcaagctctccatGTAAGAATGCGTTTTTCACATCGAATTGTTGCAATTCCCACCCGTAATTGGCAGCAAGGGATAATATAACTCGAACCGTATTCATCTTTGCCACCGGGGCAAAAGTTTCTGAATACTCAATGCCATAGGTTTGTGTGAAACCTTTAGCAACCAGCCTTGCTTTGTACCTCTCAATTGTCCCATCAGCCCTATATTTTACTGTATACACCCACTTGCATCCAATCGGTTTCTTGCCTTCCGGCAAAGTAACCAACTGCCATGTCTTATTCTTCTCTAATGCCTCCATTTCTATATCCATACCATATTTCCAATTTTCATCAGATAATgcctcaaaaatatttttgggaattTGGATGGTATTTAGGTTTGCAAGAAAGGTTTTATGGGTCTGAGAAATTTTTTGAAATGAAATATAATTTGAGATAGGATAGAGTGGCTTTTTTGTACATTCTCTAACGCCCTTTCTAATGGCAATTGGGAGGTCATGGTTATCTTTAATTTCTGAGCTTCCTATTTTAATATGTGGGGCTGGAATATCATGTAAAATAGAAAAATCAGAATCTGTTACCTATGTTAAAGGACTTGGATCGGTCTCTTGGACATTTGTTGATTCGGGAATGGCCTTTAATCTTCTTGTATACACTAAATTCTTTCCAAACTTGTCAATTTTAGATCTGTTTTCTGCCAGCATGTCAGTTTCAGCTCTGTTTTCAGCCAGCATGTCAGTTTCAGTTCTGTTTTCTGCCAGTGCTTCTTTCTCAAATCTGTTTTCATTCACTGCTTCATGAGAATTCACTGCTTCATGAGAACTCATTTCAAGATTAGGAAGAATAAGAGTTTCAACATAAttacccttatcttcattaagaGGCTCCCCTTGAAGATAAGGTTGAGTGAAGTAGGCTTCTCCTTCATGAAAGGTAACATCTCTAgacagaaataattttttttagggaGGATGGTAACACTTATATCCTTTTTGAGTAGTAGAGTACCCAACAAAGACACATTTGAGAGctcttggatcaagctttccCCTACCTTGACTATGGATGTGAACAAACGAGACACACCCAAAGATCCGTGGGACAAGATTATTAGTGGTTGAAATGTTTGGATAAAAGGACGGAAGAATATCCATAGGACTCCTTAATTCCAACACTCTAGAAGGTAGCCGATTAATGAGGTATGTTGCTGTAAGAACAGCTTCTCCCCAAAGATACTTTGGAACATTATTTTGGAACAACAATGCCCGAGTTTGGTCAAGAAGATGACCATTTTTTCTTTCAGCAATTTCGTTTTGTTGTGGGGTTTTTACACAAGAGGATTCATGAATTATtccttctttttcacaaaaaagaGTAATGACATGATTGAAGAACTCTTTCCAGATCTGATTCTTTTGATATTTGTACCGAATTGATTTTTAATCATTGAGAAAAAAAGTGGAAGAGCGGTACTTACTTCAGATTTATTCTTAAGAAGGAACAACCAAGTTACACGGGTACAATCATCTATGAAAGTAACGAACCATCTAGCCCCAGACACACTTGGAGTAGCGGATGGCCCCCAAACATCAGTATGGACAAGATGAAAAGGAATTGTGCATCTTTTATTATTCAAAGGAAAAGGTACACGCTTATGTTTTGCAATTTCACATACTTCACAATGAAAAGTCTCATTTTTCACTTTAGAAAACAAAGAAGGAAACATAAATTTGATAACTGAAAAAGAGGGATGTCCTAATCGACAGTGGAAAAGCATTattttctctttgcttgtgagatGTGACTCTGACATTAGTGAGCAAGACAAGTGATTCTTTGTGGTAACAAGCTGATTTGGTTCTTCAAGATAGTAAAGGCCATTCCCTTCTCTAGCATGTCCAATCGTCCTCCCCGAATCCTTGTCCTGGAATACACAATGGTGGTTGTGAAAAATTACAACACAAGATAAATCTTTAGTAAGTTTTTGTATAGCGACTAGATTTGTGGACAATTTTGGAACATGAAGGACATTTTTTAAGACAATGGAAGGAGTTATTTGGATGTCTCCAATACCAGCCACTGTTACTAGAGTACCATCAGCAGTGGAAATTTTCTTATTACTAGGACTAGGGTGATATGTCGAGAAGTACTTGGATGAAGGTGTCATATGGTCTGTGGCTCCTGAATCTAAGATCCAAAGGGAAGTAGAAAGTATATTTGAGGCATTAAACCCGAATGAAATTAGAAGCATACCTGAATACGCCAGAGTATAAGTACCTTTTGGTTTCTCCAAGCTATTAAGGAAAGCCTTCATTTTTTCAATCTCTTCTTGGTTAAGGTTGTTTAATCCAGAATTATTTGAAGATTCTGCCTTGTTTTCTTCAACTTTTTCAGCAACATAAGCCCTATTATTTTTGCGAGATACACCTTCGGGAACGCCTCCTCTTTGTCCTTCTTCACAACTAGGAGGCTTTCCATGCAACTTCCAACACTTCTCACGAGTATGTCGCGGCTTATTACAGTAAGTACACCATAATTCGCCCTTCTTTTCCACCTTTGCTTGTCCACCACCTTTAGGATTTTCAACTATCATGGCTGAACTTTCAATAGATGGAGTATCTAGCATTAAATTTCTTCTACTCTCCTCACTTCTTACGATTGCAACAACCTCATTTAAGGAAGGAACTTGAGGCTTTCCTAGAATCTGAATTCTTACCTGATCAAATTCAGAATTTAATCCCACAAGAAAGTCATAGACTCTATCCTGTTCAATAAACTCCTTAAGAACTGCCGAGTCTGCTGCACAGTGAGTTTTTATCACTCTATAGTGATCCAATTCCATCCAAAGAGACTTCAATTGGTTGGCATATTCTGTGACCGATTTATTTCCTTGCTTAGCAGCAACTATTTTCACCTTCACATCATAAACTTGGGCAGCATCTTTGGCCTTCGAATAAGTTTGCTCTATTGCATCCCAAATATCTTTTGCAGTGCTAAGAAACATGCAAGTATCACTAACCTCCGGAACCATTGAGTTCCATAGCCATGCCATAATCATCGAGTCTTCCTCATCCCATGCAGTAAAAGTTGGATCTCCCTCTGCAGGACCAGTACCAATTAAGTGACTGATTTTACCTTTTCCTTTTAACACAGTACGGATAAGTTGGGCCCACTTCAAATAATTTTTCTCATTTAGTCTATAAGCAGGCTGGATGTTCTGTAATTCTTAGTTATTCTGGACTTGAGAACTTCCTCCTTGAGCAAATGGATTTACAATCTCCTCCTCCATAGTATTTTAGTGCAATAAAATGTATAAACAGCGGCTGGACAGACAGCTACCGGAAAGAAGAAATAATGTTTAATTGAAAGAACTTGACATCAAGAGCTGCCCATTCAAGATTTAAGGGTTTAACAACATAAAAATGCCCTGTCAGATTTCCTAAAGAATGATTAGCGGAAGCAGAGTCTCCTAGATTaggagctctgataccatgtgAGAAAAACAGAGAGAAAATGTTATGAATGTGCTTGAGATACATTGCTCTCAGCATAAAGCTTTATTTATAATCATTTGTTACAACTTACTAGGGTAATACATAATTATGTGCAATTTACAAGGAATTAAACTAATACAGTTTACCAAGATACATAGAACCTAGTAAACAATGTATTAACTACTTGGAAAATGCAGAATTAATGGAAAATGcagaattaattattttaatttccagcaaagtTCTTTTTGAATAATAGGAGAAGTCATCTTACAATTTCCCCCACCACTTGTTATTACTGCAGCTATTTTCTCACTATTTCTTCCCAAGGCTTCTACAAATTCTAGGAAATGACCCTTATAAATAGAATTTTCACCCTCATTATGTGTCCTAAATGCCAATCCGCCTCTAACAAGATATTTGACAGCCTCAAGTGATGCTTTTAAACGAACAAGATAATCTACTTCTTCTTTTGAACTATATTTTGCATAGGAAAACTCAATACTCTGCTTTTTCTTCATAAGATCCTCACAtgctttcacacactttttatgatGACTATTCGGTTTCTCACCAACATGTTTATCCAACTTATACTTTAGATTCTAACCTTTAAAACCAGTCACCATAAATGCAGAATTACTAGTACCATTGTAACACACATAACAAGGCAAACAAAAAACAACGTCTTTTTCTACACTATATTCTAACCAGTCATACTCTTCATGCCAACTACATTGAAAAGAACGTTCCCTTCTCCCAATATTTGTGGATTCATATtcagttaatttaatttaacatgGCCCATTCACAAGGTAAGCTCTTCTTACCTCATCTTGATCATTTGGATGAtactcaagaatttgatttctttttcCAGAATCTGTCTCCAAAGCCCCTTTTTTAAACACCTTATATGAAGAATGAGGTTCTGGTTGTACGTCATTTGAAGAGGGGACCGAAGAAGGTTCTTCGGGATGCCCATTTGAAGGAGCAAGCTTCTTTGGCTCTGGAAATCTCGGTTCGGGTGTAAAGTATTTGAGCAACATTCTACAATCACAATCAAAATCCAATTAATTTTACAATATAAAATTTCAAATCACAATTATAATTTGAAGTTACAAGGTTTGGACTTTGGATTCAATAAAATTCCCATGGTAGATAAAAAGAATCAAGAATGGAAGTTATTATTAACCTAATAGAGAAACTTGAAAAACTTGTTATTTACATAATAGAGAATCAATAATCAAGAGTAAAACTATGGAATTTGTTATTTACATAAGCtaaattaaaaatttgaaaaataaataaattgaaacttACTGTGTGAGAGAGAGCTGCGGCTGCTACAGTCTGGAAGGgagtttgttgttgtttttattaaacctaatcctaatgtaaCAAAAAGGGTTAAAGGGAAGGGTAAACtggtaaaagaattaaaaaatgaaGGGTATTCCAGGGAATACCCTGTACCCCTCTACATCCGCCCCTGGATGGAAGTTGTGATGATGTTGAATTGAAAATCGGTGATGTTGTGCGGTGAGTTGTTTGGTTCGGTTCAatgatatttcggaagtgcatttccaaaaTATTCTAAGAGGTGATTTCGGATGTGCAACTCCGAATGCATCTTCTTTCTCAAAAAAATGGTTTATTCGGAAGTGCACATCCAAAATATATGAGCATTTATAGAATTTTGCCGCAGATTCCTACGAAGATAGGGAGGTAtaaaaaaatttgtcttaaaaGATTATATCAGTATGATAATTTCATTTTGTATTCTCTCATCGTTATCATAATCCACGAGAATAAATAAGTCttcgtattttaattttaaattttaattttttgtgattttttttataaattaaagagATTAATTTTCATACAAATAGTGTAAAACTTTATTACAAGTTACCAAACCACACCATAATATTATTTTGTTAAGTTAATTaccaaaatattttcataaaatttacATGATCAATTTGATTTTAGTTACAAGGCTAACAAAAAAGAAGCTGAGTTTTGATACTAATTTATCTAATTTCTAGAATTGTAATTTATCTAGTTTCGATTGTACCAAATCACCCTTATTAGTTATATGAGCAATTTAATTGAATGTATctgtaataattttaaataaaaaatactaatttaATTTTCTAGTTTTGATAATAACTAGTTTTGataataatttctaaaatttccaaacttAAATActtaatgtcaaaaaaataattttcttagATTTACATTAATTGGCAAGTTAGAGTTTTTCAAGAAAACTACTCGAATACTTTTCTTAAAGCTTTACCGGTTTTAATGTAGAGTGGTCACTTGACCGGTTTTAATGAAAAAACCAACCGATTCTTAGAATATAATTAGGCTATCTTTGAAAAAAATGGTAGCTTATATTGTCATCAACAATACAAATAATGAGGGGAAATTCTTTAGTACCCTTTAGTTTTAGTTGGGTAATGTTGTTAATTGATTTAAATCTTTGATTCCATTAAAAATAATCTTCAATTTGAATGGAGCCTAAAACCTCAAATTGTGTGGGGAGATTTCAAATTATAAGGATTGAACCTTGATTCCTAGAGGTATAGCGATTAGAGACTGATTCTACTATGGTGGTTAGGGCCTTCACTTGTGATTCCTTGTACTCTAAAGCATAGATGGAGTAAGTCATGTCTATTGAAAAGGAAACACTATTGCATACCTCATTGCTAATGAATGGTTGAAGTTGGTAGGATTATTTGTAACGACATCATTAGGAATAAGTTAAGGTTGTTTTTGCATAGTCCCCTCCCACTTTGTAGTACTTTTTGATCTTTTATAATATTggtctttattaaaaaaaaattgaaaattaaaggTATAATCATTTTAtagatttttaaataaattcttaataaatattataagacTGGGAATGACAATGAACAAAATACTATAATACTCATTTTCATACCccagtttaaaatatttttcctaCCCGATTTCATACCTACGTGAACACCAATATCAGAGGGGTAAAACAATTGAGCTAGCACAATGAATTGCATTACAACATTCTGACACCAATATTTTCCTGAgtaatttaaattctaatcaCCTCTTCATacaaaaaaaatgattaaaaatcaattttcttccattaaataaatagtaaatttgATTTTGTTCTTGCAAACCATAATCCTCATTCAGAACATATatctccaaaaaaaaaatctaacacTGTTGTATGTTCAATTGTGGAGGGTAAAATAACAGAAACATCTTATTACAATATTACCTCAAGCACCATGGAGATAATTACAGGTAACAGTAACAATTTCTGCATTCAGCAGTGCTGGTTtggtttgaaaacagttttagtCATTTACAGGagagcaaaaaaaaaacaaaaggattGCCTTGGCGTTTGAAATTACAATGCAAGAACAAACTTGTGTTTGATCTTTTGATCTTTTAATCTTTCTCAACAAGACTATAAATTAAAGCCTTTCATGAGTTAAGTACAGCAGATGAAGTATAAACTAACTTAAAGAAAGCTTCAGCATTTAACCTCTCGAGTTTCAACCATACATTCCTTCACGCTCCCAAACATCCACTAGGAATTCAACCATTTCCTATTTATAGAAAAACCAAATTGCCGATTAGTAATTTTGCAGTCTCGCCTCAATAGTCCTAAGAAGGAACTAAAATCAATATACATGAGATACTTACAGATAAAGGTACAGATTTCGGGAAAGGTTGTCTAGTTCCAAGCAAACTTTCATAAGTTGCATTCCGACTACAACAAAATGACAAACACAATGGTTGATAAGCCATCATCCACAGGGGAGAAACTCAAAAAGACGGGAAAGCACAAATGGTTAGGATGTGGTTGCATAAAGCCATATAAAGCGAACAGATATCGATAAAATACTTCAATTTCAAAAACAATGAGCTTGAAGGGCTAAAAATCATGATGTAACTGCAAATACACGATaggaaaaatgaaaaagaaagaatgaaCATCAAAATGTGAGTAAAAGGTGCAGATTGTGTATAAAGTTTAGTGGTGGTGAATCTGGATATATCTTGCATAGGGTTGTACAATTAGGTTGTAAATCAAGCCCCTATTGTTAACTATTGGATAGAGATTATTTAAATGATCGGGGAAAATGCAATGCAGTTGACATACTTTAGTCGGGATTCTTGTTTTTCTTGGTTTTGCTTCTCAGATAGGCTGCGTCCAACCCACTGATGCCTGCTTTCATTCCAAAGAACAAGACCTGCAATAAAGAACAGCATGTGTATGATAGAATTAACCTTAACCTTTATTTCTCCTTCAAAGAAAAAAAGTAAATTTCACAAATAATATACACTATTATACatgtaaaactaaaataaaatgttattagACATATGTACCTAAataatgaaacaaaaacaaaCCAAGTAAACAATATCATGCCCTATGTGCCAATAACTCTGGAGAAAATCTTGGTCACATGACTGGACCAGATGGGATGGGGGTTTGATCCCCCACTTGTCAAGTTTCCCCCTCCTATGTTAGTCCCTAGGACTTTCTTATgcatacaaacaaaaggttcatGTGCTACGCTAAAAATATAGATTAGCGTTCCAATACTGATTGCTAGGAagaaaaacaaaaaccaaaataaGACTTGCCTTGGTTTACAAATTCAGGGTCGGTGCCTGCAGTAGAAGTTCCATTACTTTGATGAAGAATTTGATTTAATGTACTGACAGAAGATATACTTCGTTGAGATTGAATGGTGCTGTTATCCTGATCACAAGGGCTCGAACTCCAAAATCCATCCGAAGTGGTTGGTTTTCTCATACTCTGTCCCTGAATTCTTAGTCCTTTGGCAGGCTCATCGACAGCAATAATAGGTGTGGGTTTCACACAGCATCCAAAACAACCACTGCACTGTTATAAAACAAGTTAAATAACAGCAAAACATAGAACAGCGTAAAGTCTACAAGTCCATGTAGCCCTTTCTACGGTTTCCTTCAAAAGGCTATTGCATAAAGCATCATCATTCATAAGCAATAATGAACCTTCTTTTAAGTTTTCATTTGTTTCTTAGGAGAAACACCGGTTTCTTGCAAAAGCGTCTAAAGTTTTTGGAAGTCCTTTCTAGATAAGTCACAGCATAACCATGACAAAACAAATAGAGGCTCTATTTAGCCATGGTTTAACCGTGACTAATATTTTAGGAGCCCTATTTAACCACGGTTTAGCCGTGACAAATTTTGGACCCGGTGCCACCCAAGTTTTACTTGTGGCCCAACCCAACACCATAATTTTCAAACTAGAACAGTTTATATAGATTCACAGCTGACAGCACAGTGAAACAATCTCCAAATCCTGAATAAATTGTTATACAATCAACATAATTGGTTTCTCTAGTAAACCCTAATAGTAGCAATAAACAAATACTGAAACACCACTAGGCTATAATAAGATACATAACTagagaaaatgctataaatagaaGTACACTCCTCTAACTTAACCTATCAACAGAACATCAAACAATAGTCACATCACATTAACTAGTAATTCTTAAAGCCCTGATATGAACTATATAAGTGCATCCAAAAAAGAAATGCATTTTCTCTCCTAATTCTTCAAACCCTAATCTAGTAAACAGTAAAAACCTAATTTAGCTTCTGAAAGCCCCTTTTCTGATATAAATAATACAAGTAAAATCATTGAGTAATGAAATTGACCTAAATGTTAGATTATTAGGTTGAATTGGTTGAAACAGAAGACATATAGCCAGAAATGGAAAgtgaaaaattcaataaaaaaaaaaaagcaaattgAATGGAAATACCTAATAACCCTATACAGCTATATGTCAAAAATCGAATAACAAATAGGAAATAGGGAGGGGTTCACTCACCCCATGCAAGCGAATAGATCAGTGATCCAAGCAGTAATCATATGCATAAATCAGCAGAAAAACATAGATAAATAAGAGaaggagaaagaggagaagaagtGAACAAGAAATTAGGGATGAAGGACACGAAGACGAACACGGTTGTGGATTTTAACGTGTCTGCTGCTGCACTACTGTCACTGTCTGTCGTTTAACTAACGCTCATTCGCTCAACGCACCACATTACATTACcctcatttcatttcatttcttgcttttttttttctcccttt encodes:
- the LOC131633588 gene encoding uncharacterized protein LOC131633588 — protein: MHMITAWITDLFACMGGCFGCCVKPTPIIAVDEPAKGLRIQGQSMRKPTTSDGFWSSSPCDQDNSTIQSQRSISSVSTLNQILHQSNGTSTAGTDPEFVNQGLVLWNESRHQWVGRSLSEKQNQEKQESRLNRNATYESLLGTRQPFPKSVPLSEMVEFLVDVWEREGMYG